Genomic segment of uncultured Desulfobacter sp.:
TGGATATCAGGCGCACCCGGTCCAGATCTTTCACCCGCCAGTTCATGGGCGGGTCCGAAGAGAGCCCGGTCTCACAGGCAAATATATGGGAACTTAAATCACCAAAACATTCCTCAATGGTATCAAATCCGGATTTGGACCCGAACATGGAAAACCACGGTGTCCAGATGTGGGCCGGAACAAAAAAACCCCGATCAGATGTTTCGAGCATAATCTCCAGCAGATCCCTGGCATCCAGACCCAGAATGGGCCGGCCGTCGGAATTGATGTTGCCGATGGCATCCAGCCGGGCATTGAACTTTTTTGCCGTATCCAGATCCGGCAGGTAGATCAGGTTATGGTTTTTGCGAACCCGATTATCCTTTTTATAAATATTAGAAATCTCACACTGAAGAATAAAACGCACGGGCCCCTTGCATGAAGCGGGCACATCGGCATCAATCTGTTCTGCGATCTCTTTTTTTAACGCAAACAGCCCGGGTTCGGCGGGCTCAAGTTTTGTCTCTATCTCCTGAATCCAGGCAGGATGGGTAAAGTCCCCGGTGCCCACCAGGGTAATGCCCTTGATCCGGGCACTGTGGTAAACGTGCTCCAGGTCCAGATTTTTGGCCGTGGCCCGGGAATATTTTGAATGGATGTGCAGGTCTGCTATATATTTCATGAAACTTACCCGTAGAAAGTTGATTTATTGTCAGGCCATTATGTACATGATTTACCCATATTTTAAAACCTGAATTCTGATTGACAGTAAACACCATCAATGGCATTAAAAGTATGGGTGAAGAATCAGAACATCGATCATTGGGTTTACATACCAGATCAAAAAAATGTCATCGTAAACGACAGCCCAGCACCAGCGAAAATCATAGGTTTGTGCAACCCGCACCATCATAAAAAGACAATCTGTTCCGGATTCATACCATCATTTAAACAAAATAAGCATAACAGGTGATTAGCTCAGCAGCAGGTAAGAAATTTTTCACTAACAACAAAAAGGAGAAAAAATGAAAAGAAGACTTTTAACTATGGTCATCATGCCTTGCTTTCTTTTTTGCGTGACAGCATGCGGCAGTTACTACAAGGTCAAAGACCTGAACACCGAGAAAATCTATTACACCAAACAAATTGATCAGGAAAAAAGCGGGGCGGTCAAATTTGAAGATCCCAGGTCCAAAAGCATTTTAACAATTCAAAATTCAGAAGTCACTGAAATAAACAAAGACGAATTTAAAGCCAACACCGCCCAAAAAAAGTAGTCGTTTTTTCGATCGGTATCACCCATGCGGTTGCCGTGCGGCTGGTACCGATCTTCTGCTCTGCACTGTTACCTACATAGTGTCTGCACGAAAACCCGTGATTGGACGAAAAGTCACTACATAATTTCTCCTTAATTTAAGCTCTGGATTCTGATAAGTATCAGACGACGATACAGGCAACCCACCCAAGTCAACTGGAGGCCAATTATGGACGATACAACAAAAGAACGAATCAAGGCCTGGACGCCTTTGGGACGCCCGACCTTAAGTATTGCAGACACAGAACATCTTGAACAAAAAACATTTGAAACATTTGCCCGCCGCTGGCAGGCGGTCTCGAATTCCATTTCCTGGACCAACAGCAGTCGACCCGCCGACCTGCCCGGTTTTTTTCTAAAAAAAAATATTCTGTATTCCGCTCTACCCCTGGAACGAGAACTGGCGCCTTTTTTAAACGGCCTGGCCGCACTTGACCAGCCAAAATTAAGTGACGGCACCCGTAACACCTTAAACAATATTGAAGTGCCCTGCCGGCTTACATTGTATATTGCCCTGCAATGCCCCCATTGCCCGGGGATGGTTGAGCGTCTCATCCCCCTTGCCGCTGCCTGTGAAAACATTCATCTTCACATCATTGACGGTTCCCTGTTTCCTGAAAAAGCCCATCAAGACAAGGTCATGTCCGCCCCCTGCCTGATTCTAAATGACGATGCCCGATGGACCGGGGCTGTGGCAGAAGAAGAAATCCTGGACATGATTGTCAATAAAGAGAGCATGGATCTGGATACAAAGGCCTTAAAAACCATATTGGAGGATGGCCGGGCAGAGTGGATCACCGAACGGATGCAATCGTCCGGCCAATTGTTCAAAGGATTTGCCGGACTTCTTTTTCACGACACCTGGTCTGTGCGTTTGGGTGCCATGGTGGTGGTGGAAGCCCTTGCCGAAACGGCGCCGGCCCTGTGCGCAGAGCTCGAAAGAATTTTAATTGGGGCATTCAGTACCCAAAACGTCCCGGTCCAAGGCGACATTTTATACGCCCTGGGAGAGATTGGGACCCGGGATACCCGGGACTGGATCATGAACCGCCAGGCGGCCCTGGCCCACGAAGATCTCAAGGATGCGGCCCAGGATGCAATACAATCCATTGAAGACCGCTTCAATCTTTAAAAAAATCAAGCCAGGGAAAGGTCCATGAAAATTGCCGTCACGACCCTTGGGAAAGACCTTGACGCCCAGGTGAGCGACAAACCGGGTACAGCGTCCCACCTGCTTGTAATGGACATCTTGTCCAAAGAGCTGCAATGGTTTGAGGGATCAGGGAAATCCGGCCCGGGCGCTGGCCTGCAGTTCATCACCATGGCCGTTGACGAACGATGCGATGTTTTTATAACAGGCTGGTTAAGCCCGGTCAGTGAACGGCAGCTTGCGGCACGGGGTATCACAGTGGTCACGGGAAGGACCGGAAAGACAGCCCAGGTACTTGAACAATTTGAAAGGACCCATGCCACAAATTCGGCAGCAGTCCCGAAGGGACCCTCGAACACCTCATGTTTGCCAACACCCCAGGCCTTGGGCAATGCCTGCCGCCACGCCCTCACCCAGATCGGCAGCATGCTTCCAGTCATCGTGGGCATTGTCTTTTTAACAGGCCTGCTGACCGCGTTTATTCCCCGGCACATCCTGTCGGATTTTTTTGCAGGCGGCACGTTGCAGGGGATTTTCAAAGGGGCATTGGCCGGAACGCTTTTTACCGGGAATCCTGCCAACAGCTATATCATTGGCAAACAACTCCTTGAACAGGGGGTCGGCATCGGTGCGGTCACCGCCCTGATATGCGCCTGGGTGACAGTCGGGGTGGTTCAACTGCCCGCAGAAAGCGCCGCCCTTGGCAAACGTTTCGCTGTTGTCCGAAATTTTTTATGCTTCATTTTATCCATGGGCATCGCACTGGTCATGGTCGGGGCTGCAACCTTTCTTTAGGATATTGCATGGAAGGATCAATCAAGCCAATCAAAAAAAGGGTTGAATTTTTAGGCTCGTTCAAAGGAATATTTCTCCTTTTGGTTGCGGTCCTCTATATTGCCTTCTGGTGGACAGCCCCTGAAACAACAGCCGTGGCCGTTCACATCAGCCTTAATTTTTTCAGTCTTCTGCTTCTGCCATTTTTCCTGGTGTTCTGTTTTATGGTCGTTTTTAATCTCTTCGTAACCCCGCTACAGCTTGAAAAAACGGCACAAAACGGTTCCGGGATAAAGCAAACCTGTTTTGCCGCGATAGCCGGTATCTTATCAACCGGTCCGATATTTGCCTGGTATCCGCTTCTCAAAGAACTGCGGGACCGGGGTGCCGCGCCCTCTCTGATGGCCGTATTTCTGGTCAACCGCGCGGTCAAACCCGCGCTTCTGCCCATGCTGGTATCCCTGTTCGGCTGGCCCTTTGTGCTGCTTTTCACCCTTTTAACCGTGGCTGCATCCTTCTGTGTCGGTTTTTGTATGAACCGCCTGATTCCTTAAAAAACAAATATCGGCACATCTGATTTCAGGCCATCTCAACACGATTTTTCCCATTTTCCTTGGCACGATAAAGGGCCGCATCAATCCGCACGAAAAAATCTCTAATGGACTCGGATTTTTTGCACTGGGCTACGCCGAGAGAGGCTGTCATTGTCCCGATTTCAGGAAAATCATAAGATTGAATATAACTATGTAATTTTGCAGCTGTCTCTTTTGCACCCTGAATATCGGTATTGGTACAAACAATTAAAAACTCCTCTCCCCCCCATCGGCCGACGGTATCCATTTGCCGCACATTGTTTTTTAAAATCAAAGAGACCGATTTTAAGACCTCATCGCCGACGGCATGGCCAAAACAATCATTCACCTGTTTAAAATCATCCAAATCCATTAAAACCAGGCTATAGGGGATGTTATACCGCTGCAGACCATAGGCTGCGGCCTCAAGTTCCTCATTTAATTTTTTTCGATTGGCGCACTGGGTCAGGGCATCCGTATTGGCCATGGCCATAAGCCTTTGATTCAACTGATTTAAAAGGTAATATCGATAAATAATGAACGCGCCGACACCGGAAAAGAGAACGGCCAAAAGGACTGCAATTTTCCAGATAAATGCATAGTCGACCCGTTTTTCGCCCATTTTAATCCACTTATTATAGATCAAATTATGTTGCTGACTGCTGATATTTGCAAAGACTTTATTGAATATCTCTACCGCATCCTTATTTTCTTTATTAATTCCCATCCGGTGTTCAAAATCATACTCAGTTTTGCCTGCAATTTTAACATCTATATTTATATTGTTAATGATATGAACGATTACCGCCAAATGTCCCACAAAGGCATCGATCTCTCTTTTTTCCAACAGTCGAAGGCCTTGCAATACATCGTCGGTCTGTAACAGGGTTATCTGCGGGTAATTATTTTTTAAAAAATAATAGCTTGTATAATTTCTACCGACACCGACTTTTTTGCCGTTTAATTCATTGGTATAGCCAATAAAATCTGCGTCCAATCGGGTTGCGATCACCAGCGGAAAGGTAATATAAGGCTGCGTAAACACAATATTGGGCCCAATATCATCCCTAATGGAAACGGCAGGGATTAAATCAATTTCACCGTTTTTAAATTTTGTGATGACATTATGCCATGTGCTACTTTGATGAAAAGCCAGTTTCATACCGGTGGCATCGGAGACAATGTTTAAATATTCTGCAATGATGCCCCGGTAATCAGGGAAATGGTCAACATCCGACAACGGTTTCCAATTGACTTCACTAAACCGTAGCGTTCGTTTTTCATCCAACCATTTCTGCTCGGTTTCAGTAAATTTTATTGTCTGAACATTATTTGCTGCAAAACTTTGCGTAACAATTGCAATACTGAACATAACTCCGGCTAAGATGATAATTTGTTGCGCAGCAAATTTCATTCACCCCCCTCTTAGTCGCACGGCTGAAACAATCCAAAATCTTTATTGTCACTCCTAAAAACATGAATTTTATTTATGATATGATAATGCTCAGGAAAGAATTTAGAATAACCATGAAATATATTCAAGCCATTTACAGCATTCATTTCCCGATAACCGTCCTTAACCCTTTCATTTAGCATGACATTGTCTAAATTTAACGTCCGTTTTTTTTGCGAAAGGGGCAGGACTTGCCAGATATTTAGAAATACATTACATTTATCCTAATTTTCAAGCGTACGGGTTTTACCCGGTACACACAAATCGCTATCCAGTGGAGATTCATATGGAATTCTTAACCGAACACAAATGTGTCCCCTGCGAAAAAGGGGGCCCTGGTGCAACAGACAAAGAGATAAATGCATACAAACCCCAAGTGCCGGAATGGGAGATCGTTGATAGACAAGGCCGCCCGTCTTTAAAGCGTGTATTTCGTTTTAAAAATTTCAAACAGGCCCTGGCCTTTGTGAACCAGGTGGCTGAATTGGCAGAAACCGAATATCATCACCCCACATTGATTCTGGACTGGAGACGCGTGGAAGTGTTATGGACAACCCATAAGATTAAAGGTCTGCATAAAAATGATTTTTCCATGGCCGCCAAAACAGATGTTCTGTTCGATTCATAATTAATCTGTAAGGATATGCCATGCATAAACACAAGGGATTTGAATCAAACCCAGAAAACCGTCCCCACCGGCGGTTCAACCTTATGACCGGCGAATGGGTCCTGGTCTCGCCCCATCGCACAGACCAGGCATGGACTGGACAACACCAGGAACCGGGCAAAACACATTCTGTCCAGTACGATCCCGGATGCGGTCTGTGCCCGGGCAACCGTCGGGCGTCGGGCGAAGCCAACCCGATGTACGCCCAACCGTTTATTTTTACCGAAGACGCTCCGGCCCTGCTGCCGGATACAGGCCTGGAAAGGCCCCCATTGGACACCCTGCTTCAGATGGCACCGGAGTCGGGGCTGAGTAGGATCATCTGTTATCATCCCCGGCATGACCTGACCATGGCCCGCATGACCGAAAATCAGATTCGTGCCGTAATCGACGTCTGGATTGATGAATTTAATACACTGGGCCAAAAAGAAGATATTGCCTATATCCAGATTTTTGAAAACAAAGGGGATATGATTAACGATGTCACACCCCACCCCCACGGACATATCTGGGCCAGCAGCTTTATCCCCAACATCCCCTTAAAAGAAGACTTTCGGCAGCAATGTTACATGCAGGACCATGACCGCTGCCTGTTGTGCGATTATCTTGAACGCGAACTCGACGAAAAAAAACGCATTGTCTTTTCCAATGACACCTTTGTGTGCCTGGTGCCGTTCTGGGCGGGATGGCCCTTTGAAACCATGATTCTTCCCCGGCGTCACATGGGGGCCATTAATTTTATGGACAAAAAGGAGAAAACGGATCTTTCCGCCATCATCCGGCAGTTGAATATCTGTTATGATAATTTGTTTGAAAGCGCGTTTCCATATGCCATGGGGATTCATCAGCAGCCCATCATACAGGGACCGGCCGGCACAAGCGCCATATGGCATTTCCATTTTCACTATTATCCGCCGATGCGGTACCCCCACAGCACGAAAAATCACATGGACGGTTATGAGATGCTGGCCATGCACCAGCGGGACATCACCCCGGAAAAAGCCGCCAATATGCTCAGGTCACAACCGTTGGCCCATTATCTTGACAAATCAGGGTACTGAAGGCCCGCTGATCCATTATTTTCTCGTGTTGATCCAGTAATTTGTGGTAACATCTGTTTATCAACCCACCCGAATCAGTCAAGGAACCCAAAGAGACATGACGGGATTTGAGACCTATACAAAGCTGTTCCAAAACATTACCGGCATTATAAAGGGCCAGGATCACACCATCACCCTGCTGCTTTCAGGTCTTGCCGCAGGCGGCCATATCCTGCTTGAAGATGCGCCGGGTAACGGCAAAACCACTCTTGCCAAGGCCCTGGCGTTTTCAGCTGATGCAAATTTTAAAAGAATCCAGTTTACCCCGGACCTATTGCCATCGGATGTCTGCGGCGTCTCCATATTTGACCCGTCCACCCAGCAGTTCAGGCTTCATAAGGGCCCGGTTTTTACCAATATTCTTCTGGCCGACGAAATCAATAGGGCATCACCGAGAACCCAGTCGGCTCTGCTGGAAGCCATGGCGGAATCCCAGGTGAGCATCGACGGGAACATTTTAAAGCTGGACGATTTCTTTTTTGTCATCGCCACCCAGAACCCCGTGGAATCCAGGGGCACCTATCCGTTGCCCGAGGCCCAGATGGACCGCTTTGCCCTGAAACTGTCCATGGGGTATGTAAAGCCCGACGACGAGGTGACCATCCTGACAAACCAGGAGACAAAAGAACCGGTGGATGCGGTTGTACCCTGTGTTACGAAATCAGAAATCCTGGCCATGAAACAGGCGGTGGATCATGTGTTTATCAGCCAGGAGCTTAAATATTATATTGTAAGCCTTGTGGGACAGACCCGAACCCATAAAGGCATCGCTCTGGGTGCCGGACACAGGGCCTCCATCACCTTGATGAAAACGGCCAAGGCCTATGCTCTTTTTTCAGGCAGTGATTTTGTCATGCCCGAACATATCCAGGAACTGGCCGTACCGGTGATGGCCCACCGCCTGGTTCTGGACCCGGAATTCATTTTTTCGGGGAATTCACCAGCCGGCACCATTCTCGACATTGTCGCAGCCACCAAAGCGCCGGGGTAACGGGTGGCAAAGGCGACAACAAAATACCTTTACCACGCCTATGTCCGGCTGGACAGGCTGGCGTTTTGGAAAAAAAACAAATTTTCCATGGCCGGCAATTTTTTAATCTATGCCTTGGCCCTGACCGCCGTCCTGGGGCTGGATACCTTCAGAAGCATGGTGTATCAGCTCTTTGCTTTGTTACTCTCATTATTTGCCGTTTCGAACACGCTCTCATTTAAATCCCCCAAGGGGCTTTTTGCAAAACGAATTCTGCCGGAATACGGCACAGCCGGTACCCCTGTGATCTACACGATTCTTGTGGGCAACCGGACAAACCACCCTAAAGATGGTTTTAAAATCCGGGAGCGGTTCAGCAGCGCAATTCCATCCCTCCAGCAGTTTACCGACGCCAGAGAGCCCCATGAGCATTTACGGAATCTCTGGGACAGAAAATTTAAATTGCAGCGCTGGCGATGGCTGATCCGCCAAAAACAAAACGCGGTCCTCACAGGCCAAAAGGTGCCGAGCGTTCCCCCGGAAAGCCGGGTTGCTGTCAGAGCAACACTGACCCCCTTAAACAGGGGATACATCTACCTAAAAGGGTTCACCTTCTTTAAAAAGGAACCGTTGGGGTTCACCCGTTCCTTTTACCATACCACCTGTGAAGCACGGCTTCTTGTTCTGCCCAGGCGGTATAATGTTCCCAAACTGCCCCTGCCGGGGTCCAGAAAACACCATACCGGCGGCATTGCCCTGACATCAAAGGTGGGCAACTCCGATGAATTCATCTCGTTAAGGGAATACAGGCCCGGAGACCCCATGCGCCTTATTCACTGGAAAAGCCTTGCCAAAACAGGAAAGCTCATTATCCGGGAAAACAGGGATGAGCATTTTGTCCGGCACGCCCTGATTCTGGACACCCATGCACCAAAGGGCGCAGCACAGGCATTTGAGGCGGCCGTAAGTTTAGCCGCCTCATATGTGGCGAATCTGGTAACCGGCGAATCGTTGCTGGATATTTTCTTTGCAGGCAACCGGGTCTACCATTATGCCTCGGGCAGGGGACTTTTGGGCCACACAAAATTTTTAGAAATCCTGGCATTGATTCAACCCGCAAGCGAAAACGACTTTTCACCGGTATCCCGGGCCGTGCTCAAGTATAAACAGCGGTTGAGCGGCTGTATTTTGATATTCACCTGCCTGGACAATGAACGCCTGGACTTTCTCAACAGTTTGAAGGCAAACGCCATTACCACCACCGCCTTTCTTGTGGGAAATGAAAATGCAGTGCCCCCCGGCGGGGCCGTCCACCGGATTGATCCGGACCATGTTGAAACAAGCTTGAACAGGGTCAGCCAAATCTTATGAAAACCATACCCCTAACCATAGCTTGCGCCCTTATCTTCTGGGGGTACCAAACCGGATATATGATGTTTGCCTGTTTGATGGGCGTTGTTATTGAGCTTGCCCGGGTGCTAAACATACGATGGAATCCATCCTTAGACCAGATAAATAAAATCAGTGACACCTGCACGGTGTGTCTTGCCGGCACCATTATCTATTTTGTTTCAATGGATATTGAAACCGCTTTGGTAAACATATTGCGTTACCTGCCGGTTTTCGGATTACCTTTAATTATTGTTCAAGAATACAGTGCAGCAGCGGACATTGATGTACACGCCCTGTACCTGTTCAAGAAAAAAATAACCGGAGGGGCCAAGGGGACGGCGGTCAGAATAAATTTAAGCCTTGCATTTATCATCATCTGCCTGATCTCTTCGGCTGCGGCGGCAGAGAGCCGCCAGGTCCATTACTACCCGGTTGTCCTGGGCATTATTGCCGTTGTGCTCTTTTTCCAGCGGCCCAGGGGGGCAGATGTCCGGATATGGATTGCCGCCATGATTGTTGCCGCAACCATTGGGTTTTTCCTGCAGGCAGGCCTCCACTATTCCCAGAGGGTCATGACCCGGCGGGCATGGTATCTGTTTATGAGCGACAGTTCCGATCCGCTCCGGGGCACAACGGCCCTGGGCAAGATCGGCCGTCTCAAACTTTCCAACAAAATCGTTTTCAGAGTGATCCCGTCAAAAAATTATGATGGGGGCACCTATCTTATAAAAGAAGCTGCTTATAACTTGCTTTCAGGCAAGGTGTGGACGGCGGTCCAAAATAAATTTGAACTGATCCCCCTGTCAGACGACGATGAATTTAATACGGGCCTGCCGGCCGTGTCAGATCTCCGGGACATGGGTACGGATGCCAAACGCCGGCATCCGTACCTGGCAAGTCAATCCATACCGGACAGTGCTGGCATAACCATCCTGACCCGGATGAAAAAGCCCAAAGGAGTGTTACGTTTACCTGAAAATGTCCTTGGGGTTAACTGCCCAGCTGTCTCCGGTGTCAAAACCAACGGACTGGGGACATTTGTGGTGGAGGACGCCCCGGGCTTTATGCGTTATGATGTTCGGTACGGCGATCCCGGCACCAATATCCTGCCTCCGGGCAAATCCGACCTGCTCCTCCCGGATCAGGAACACGCATTGTTCCGGAATCTGGCCGTTGAGCTTGGATTTGCCCCCGGCAAATCGCCCCAAATGATTTTATCCGAAATAAAAAAATATTTTCTTACAAATTTCAGCTACACCCTTGACCTTGAAACCGATGAGACAACATCCCCCATCACGGCATTCATGACCCGGACCCGGGCAGGGCATTGTGAGTATTTTGCAACGGCTACGGTATTGCTTCTTCGCGCGGCCGGTATTCCCGCAAGATATGTAACCGGGTATATGGCCTTTGAAAAAAGCGTTCTGTCAGACAAAATTGTTGTGCGCAGAAAACATGCCCACGCTTGGACCGAGGTGTTTGTCAACGGCCGCTGGACGTTCTTTGACACCACCCCCCCGGCCTGGACAACCCAGGAGGCGAGCCATTTCCTAAGAACGGCGATTCCCGACCTGTTTTCCCTGATGGGATACGGATTGGCCGTGCTCCGCTGGGGAAACCCGGAAACCAAAAAGAAACTGCTGTGGCTTCTGGTGCCCCTCGGGCTGCTGATCATCAGGCGCCTGCTCAGAAAAGATAAAACCAAAAAGGAAAACAGGCTTGGCCATGCACAAAACCATGCAACGTCAGGAGCCATGCCCGATACCCCGGACTTTTATCTCCGAAAACTTGAAGAAAAACTTGTCCGTTCCGGGTTTTCCAGAAAGCCCCATGAAACCTATGAACAATTTTTTATTCGCATCAAAGAACAGGCGTTTT
This window contains:
- a CDS encoding diguanylate cyclase — its product is MKFAAQQIIILAGVMFSIAIVTQSFAANNVQTIKFTETEQKWLDEKRTLRFSEVNWKPLSDVDHFPDYRGIIAEYLNIVSDATGMKLAFHQSSTWHNVITKFKNGEIDLIPAVSIRDDIGPNIVFTQPYITFPLVIATRLDADFIGYTNELNGKKVGVGRNYTSYYFLKNNYPQITLLQTDDVLQGLRLLEKREIDAFVGHLAVIVHIINNINIDVKIAGKTEYDFEHRMGINKENKDAVEIFNKVFANISSQQHNLIYNKWIKMGEKRVDYAFIWKIAVLLAVLFSGVGAFIIYRYYLLNQLNQRLMAMANTDALTQCANRKKLNEELEAAAYGLQRYNIPYSLVLMDLDDFKQVNDCFGHAVGDEVLKSVSLILKNNVRQMDTVGRWGGEEFLIVCTNTDIQGAKETAAKLHSYIQSYDFPEIGTMTASLGVAQCKKSESIRDFFVRIDAALYRAKENGKNRVEMA
- a CDS encoding 4a-hydroxytetrahydrobiopterin dehydratase — translated: MEFLTEHKCVPCEKGGPGATDKEINAYKPQVPEWEIVDRQGRPSLKRVFRFKNFKQALAFVNQVAELAETEYHHPTLILDWRRVEVLWTTHKIKGLHKNDFSMAAKTDVLFDS
- the galT gene encoding galactose-1-phosphate uridylyltransferase, which produces MHKHKGFESNPENRPHRRFNLMTGEWVLVSPHRTDQAWTGQHQEPGKTHSVQYDPGCGLCPGNRRASGEANPMYAQPFIFTEDAPALLPDTGLERPPLDTLLQMAPESGLSRIICYHPRHDLTMARMTENQIRAVIDVWIDEFNTLGQKEDIAYIQIFENKGDMINDVTPHPHGHIWASSFIPNIPLKEDFRQQCYMQDHDRCLLCDYLERELDEKKRIVFSNDTFVCLVPFWAGWPFETMILPRRHMGAINFMDKKEKTDLSAIIRQLNICYDNLFESAFPYAMGIHQQPIIQGPAGTSAIWHFHFHYYPPMRYPHSTKNHMDGYEMLAMHQRDITPEKAANMLRSQPLAHYLDKSGY
- a CDS encoding thioredoxin family protein, which produces MDDTTKERIKAWTPLGRPTLSIADTEHLEQKTFETFARRWQAVSNSISWTNSSRPADLPGFFLKKNILYSALPLERELAPFLNGLAALDQPKLSDGTRNTLNNIEVPCRLTLYIALQCPHCPGMVERLIPLAAACENIHLHIIDGSLFPEKAHQDKVMSAPCLILNDDARWTGAVAEEEILDMIVNKESMDLDTKALKTILEDGRAEWITERMQSSGQLFKGFAGLLFHDTWSVRLGAMVVVEALAETAPALCAELERILIGAFSTQNVPVQGDILYALGEIGTRDTRDWIMNRQAALAHEDLKDAAQDAIQSIEDRFNL
- a CDS encoding MoxR family ATPase produces the protein MTGFETYTKLFQNITGIIKGQDHTITLLLSGLAAGGHILLEDAPGNGKTTLAKALAFSADANFKRIQFTPDLLPSDVCGVSIFDPSTQQFRLHKGPVFTNILLADEINRASPRTQSALLEAMAESQVSIDGNILKLDDFFFVIATQNPVESRGTYPLPEAQMDRFALKLSMGYVKPDDEVTILTNQETKEPVDAVVPCVTKSEILAMKQAVDHVFISQELKYYIVSLVGQTRTHKGIALGAGHRASITLMKTAKAYALFSGSDFVMPEHIQELAVPVMAHRLVLDPEFIFSGNSPAGTILDIVAATKAPG
- a CDS encoding transglutaminase-like domain-containing protein, producing the protein MKTIPLTIACALIFWGYQTGYMMFACLMGVVIELARVLNIRWNPSLDQINKISDTCTVCLAGTIIYFVSMDIETALVNILRYLPVFGLPLIIVQEYSAAADIDVHALYLFKKKITGGAKGTAVRINLSLAFIIICLISSAAAAESRQVHYYPVVLGIIAVVLFFQRPRGADVRIWIAAMIVAATIGFFLQAGLHYSQRVMTRRAWYLFMSDSSDPLRGTTALGKIGRLKLSNKIVFRVIPSKNYDGGTYLIKEAAYNLLSGKVWTAVQNKFELIPLSDDDEFNTGLPAVSDLRDMGTDAKRRHPYLASQSIPDSAGITILTRMKKPKGVLRLPENVLGVNCPAVSGVKTNGLGTFVVEDAPGFMRYDVRYGDPGTNILPPGKSDLLLPDQEHALFRNLAVELGFAPGKSPQMILSEIKKYFLTNFSYTLDLETDETTSPITAFMTRTRAGHCEYFATATVLLLRAAGIPARYVTGYMAFEKSVLSDKIVVRRKHAHAWTEVFVNGRWTFFDTTPPAWTTQEASHFLRTAIPDLFSLMGYGLAVLRWGNPETKKKLLWLLVPLGLLIIRRLLRKDKTKKENRLGHAQNHATSGAMPDTPDFYLRKLEEKLVRSGFSRKPHETYEQFFIRIKEQAFSQQDLPSLMTVIQIHKQLRFGPHPISNQKQVQLKTQTDRLIQKCTVARTNAKPMD
- a CDS encoding DUF58 domain-containing protein; protein product: MAKATTKYLYHAYVRLDRLAFWKKNKFSMAGNFLIYALALTAVLGLDTFRSMVYQLFALLLSLFAVSNTLSFKSPKGLFAKRILPEYGTAGTPVIYTILVGNRTNHPKDGFKIRERFSSAIPSLQQFTDAREPHEHLRNLWDRKFKLQRWRWLIRQKQNAVLTGQKVPSVPPESRVAVRATLTPLNRGYIYLKGFTFFKKEPLGFTRSFYHTTCEARLLVLPRRYNVPKLPLPGSRKHHTGGIALTSKVGNSDEFISLREYRPGDPMRLIHWKSLAKTGKLIIRENRDEHFVRHALILDTHAPKGAAQAFEAAVSLAASYVANLVTGESLLDIFFAGNRVYHYASGRGLLGHTKFLEILALIQPASENDFSPVSRAVLKYKQRLSGCILIFTCLDNERLDFLNSLKANAITTTAFLVGNENAVPPGGAVHRIDPDHVETSLNRVSQIL